In one window of Lynx canadensis isolate LIC74 chromosome A3, mLynCan4.pri.v2, whole genome shotgun sequence DNA:
- the C1D gene encoding nuclear nucleic acid-binding protein C1D gives MAGEEINEDYPVEIHEYLSTFENSIGAVDEMLKTMMSVSRNELLQKLDPLEQAKVDLVSAYTLNSMFWVYLATQGVNPKEHPVKQELERIRVYMNRVKEITDKKKAGKLDRGAASRFVKNALWEPKPKNASKVANKGKSKN, from the exons ATGGCAGGTGAAGAAATTAATGAAGACTACCCAGTAGAAATTCATGAGTATTTATCAACATTTGAAAATTCCATTGGTGCTGTGGATGAGATGCTGAAGACCATGATGTCTGTTTCTAGAAATGAGTTGTTGcagaag ttgGACCCCCTTGAACAAGCAAAAGTGGATTTAGTTTCTGCTTACACGTTAAATTCAATGTTTTGGG TTTATTTGGCAACTCAGGGAGTTAATCCTAAGGAACATCCAGTAAAGCAGGAATTG gaAAGAATCAGAGTATACATGAACAGAGTCAAGGAAATAACAGACAAGAAAAAGGCCGGCAAGCTGGACAGAGGTGCAGCTTCAAGATTTGTGAAAAATGCCCTTTGGGAACCAAAACCTAAAAATGCATCCAAAGTTGCcaataaaggaaaaagtaaaaattag